Proteins from a genomic interval of Scatophagus argus isolate fScaArg1 chromosome 6, fScaArg1.pri, whole genome shotgun sequence:
- the b3gnt5a gene encoding lactosylceramide 1,3-N-acetyl-beta-D-glucosaminyltransferase A: MFMNFRRIHKCQCVQLLTTGLVLCVLMVCWEELDHHVVSHMRSYTHRYLVNSFDFLNSSLVIASNQHHRKEGFNGMGGELVKYPYLINHPDKCGVGHGKSEDDVLLLLFVKSSPENFERRQAIRDTWGNESFVWSELGANVRVVFALGIHPDVGRRASVQRALLQEDQVYGDLIQQNFLDTFHNLTTKLILQFHWGYKYCPQARFLMSADDDIFVHMPNLVKYLHQLLNRQSGGKDLWVGHVHRGAPPIRRKDSKYHVPNELYPWPSYPDYTAGAGYVVSGDVATKIYYATLVLNTSMYIDDVFMGICAKAMGVSPQEHVYFSGEGKTPYHPCIYDHMITSHGHATDVRSLWQAATDPAVYRHSRGFMGNLYCTAVRVMLLCRPYYQNTYSCKAAFT, from the coding sequence ATGTTCATGAACTTCCGTCGTATCCATAAGTGCcagtgtgtgcagctgctgacCACAGGTctggtgctgtgtgtgctgatggTCTGCTGGGAAGAGCTTGACCACCACGTGGTCAGTCACATGAGATCCTACACACATCGCTACCTGGTCAACAGCTTTGATTTCCTCAATTCTTCCCTTGTCATCGCCTCCAACCAGCACCACAGAAAGGAAGGTTTTAATGGCATGGGTGGTGAGCTAGTGAAGTATCCGTACCTCATCAACCATCCAGATAAATGTGGAGTCGGACATGGGAAAAGCGAGGATGATGTCctcttgcttttgtttgtgaaatCATCTCCGGAGAACTTTGAGCGGCGTCAGGCCATCAGGGACACATGGGGGAACGAGAGCTTTGTTTGGTCAGAACTAGGGGCGAATGTGAGGGTGGTGTTTGCCCTCGGTATACACCCAGATGTTGGGCGGAGAGCCAGCGTGCAGAGAGCACTACTGCAGGAGGACCAGGTCTACGGAGACCTAATTCAGCAGAACTTTTTGGACACCTTTCACAACCTCACTACCAAACTGATTCTGCAGTTCCACTGGGGCTACAAGTACTGCCCTCAGGCACGCTTCCTCATGTCTGCAGATGACGACATTTTTGTCCATATGCCCAATTTGGTGAAGTACTTGCATCAGCTCCTGAATAGACAATCAGGGGGCAAAGACCTGTGGGTGGGGCATGTACACAGAGGAGCCCCTCCGATTCGCCGTAAAGACAGCAAATACCACGTTCCTAATGAACTGTACCCCTGGCCTTCCTACCCAGACTACACTGCTGGAGCAGGGTACGTGGTTTCAGGAGACGTGGCCACTAAGATTTACTATGCAACTCTGGTGCTGAACACCTCCATGTACATCGATGATGTCTTCATGGGGATTTGTGCCAAGGCCATGGGAGTTTCTCCCCAGGAACATGTATACTTTTCAGGGGAGGGCAAAACTCCTTACCACCCTTGCATCTATGATCATATGATCACATCACACGGTCACGCCACGGATGTGCGTTCACTGTGGCAAGCTGCAACAGACCCTGCAGTTTACCGCCACTCCAGAGGATTTATGGGTAATCTGTACTGTACAGCTGTGAGAGTGATGCTGCTTTGTCGGCCATATTACCAGAACACGTACTCCTGTAAGGCTGCTttcacatga